One window of Equus quagga isolate Etosha38 chromosome 4, UCLA_HA_Equagga_1.0, whole genome shotgun sequence genomic DNA carries:
- the CMKLR2 gene encoding chemerin-like receptor 2: MEDLEETLFEEFENYSYALEYYSPEADLEEKVHLGIAHWVSLVLYCLAFVLGIPGNAIVIWFTGFKWKKTVTTLWFLNLAIADFIFLLFLPLYISYVAMNFHWPFGIWLCKANSFIAQLNMFASVFFLTVISLDRYIHLIHPVLSHRNRTLRNALIVIIFVWLLASLMGSPALYFRDTLEFDNRTLCYNNFHEHDPDLIEMRHHVLTWVKVIIGYLFPLLTMSICYLCLILKVKKRSIVISSKHFWTILAVVTAFLICWTPYHLFSIWELTIHHNGSFHQVLQAGIPLSTSLAFLNSCLNPILYVLISKKFQVHFRASVAEILKNTLWEVSCSGTVSEQLRSSETKHAHLLETAQ, from the coding sequence ATGGAGGATCTAGAGGAAACATTATTTGAAGAATTTGAGAACTATTCTTATGCCCTGGAATATTACTCCCCAGAGGCTGATTTGGAGGAGAAAGTCCACCTGGGAATTGCTCACTGGGTCTCCCTGGTGTTATACTGCTTAGCATTTGTGCTGGGCATCCCAGGAAATGCCATCGTCATTTGGTTCACGGGATTCAAGTGGAAGAAGACAGTCACCACTCTCTGGTTCCTCAATCTGGCCATTGCGGATTTCATCTTTCTACTCTTCTTGCCCCTGTACATCTCCTATGTGGCTATGAATTTCCACTGGCCCTTTGGCATCTGGTTGTGCAAAGCCAATTCCTTCATTGCCCAGTTGAACATGTTTGCCAGTGTGTTTTTCCTGACGGTGATCAGCCTGGACCGCTATATCCACTTGATCCATCCTGTCTTATCTCATCGGAACCGAACCCTAAGGAACGCCCTGATTGTTATTATATTCGTTTGGCTTTTGGCTTCACTAATGGGTAGTCCTGCCCTCTACTTCCGGGACACTCTGGAGTTTGATAACCGCACTCTTTGCTATAACAATTTCCACGAGCACGACCCTGACCTCATTGAGATGAGGCACCACGTTCTGACCTGGGTGAAAGTAATCATTGGCTACCTCTTCCCTCTGCTGACAATGAGCATTTGCTACTTGTGTCTCATCTTGAAGGTGAAGAAGCGAAGTATCGTGATCTCCAGTAAGCATTTCTGGACCATCCTGGCTGTGGTCACGGCCTTTTTGATTTGCTGGACTCCTTATCATCTGTTTAGCATTTGGGAGCTCACGATTCACCACAATGGCTCCTTCCACCAGGTGCTGCAGGCTGGAATCCCCCTCTCCACCAGCTTGGCGTTCCTCAACAGTTGCTTGAACCCCATCCTTTATGTCCTAATTAGCAAGAAGTTCCAAGTGCACTTTCGGGCCTCGGTTGCTGAGATTCTCAAGAACACCCTGTGGGAGGTGAGCTGCTCTGGCACAGTGAGCGAACAGCTCAGGAGCTCTGAGACCAAGCATGCACATCTCCTGGAGACAGCCCAGTGA